One Augochlora pura isolate Apur16 chromosome 10, APUR_v2.2.1, whole genome shotgun sequence DNA window includes the following coding sequences:
- the LOC144476524 gene encoding uncharacterized protein LOC144476524, whose product MCTCNHSTQCTEDYHTALDETDPSFADASWRTTQDQSTESSDRYCSAHCSAPSTPRSQIGIPLPFPDAPLSIPQGNLSRGLAVVRRLEFESYEADPDESSDFDISGLSENLRRLHRGDQLLSHSPRCPATPEGPPLASSSFRSQAYSPERSRTTAYDRSYVTTPERSRASPSPPIQTTPRRLPRAPRGTYAIDRRRRPFQSSQMPRPPPLSSTKAGPCVKCLRVRTIAKRFHSNLSNICATIQVHARYCYRNI is encoded by the exons ATGTGTACTTGTAACCATAGCACGCAATGCACCGAAGACTACCACACTGCGCTCGACGAAACTGATCC ATCGTTTGCCGACGCGTCGTGGCGAACGACTCAGGATCAATCGACGGAAAGCAGCGATAGATATTGTTCAGCCCACTGTAGTGCCCCGTCAACCCCAAGATCTCAAATTGGTATTCCGCTGCCGTTTCCAGACGCACCTCTCTCTATTCCACAGGGCAATCTGTCACGGGGCTTGGCTGTGGTCCGGCGCTTAGAGT TTGAATCTTACGAGGCCGACCCGGACGAATCGAGTGACTTTGACATAAGCGGTTTAT CGGAAAACTTGAGACGACTACACCGAGGCGATCAGTTACTTTCGCACAGCCCTCGTTGTCCAGCTACGCCTGAGGGACCCCCTTTAGCTTCCTCTTCGTTTCGTAGTCAAGCATATTCCCCCGAAAGGTCCCGCACAACTGCATACGACAGATCTTATGTTACGACACCCGAAAGATCCCGTGCATCACCTTCGCCTCCTATCCAAACTACACCCCGAAGATTACCGAGAGCTCCACGAGGAACTTACGCCATAGATCGCAGAAGGCGACCATTCCAATCCTCCCAGATGCCCAGGCCGCCGCCGCTCAGTTCCACCAAAGCCGGACCATGTGTAAAGTGCCTCAGGGTAAGAACCATAGCTAAACGATTTCATTCGAACCTTTCGAACATCTGCGCGACTATTCAAGTTCATGCCAGATACTGTTATCGCAACATCTAG